One window of the Peptacetobacter hiranonis genome contains the following:
- the dnaG gene encoding DNA primase: protein MNDMKEIIEEIKARCDIASVIGDYIKIQPSGQNYKALCPFHVEKTPSFHISTAKQVYKCFGCGEGGDVINFVMKIENLDFMDAVRLLANRCGIDINFNIDEETKQKIELSKKYQDIHTEAARFYFSNLVKSKNRGYDYLRNRGLDDKTIKRFGLGYSQDSWNSLMDYLIEEKGYSQEELLECGLIGKSTKTDKYYDKFRNRVMFPIFDYRGNVIGFGGRVLDDSLPKYLNSPDTLIFNKRHNLYGLNFARKNLSSRTVILVEGYMDLISLYQYGIQIAVATLGTALTSQQARLIKRYADNVIISYDSDGPGTKASLRAIDILVEAGLSVKVLDLKDAKDPDEYVRKYGTDEYRKAMKDAVPRIKFKIDNLKSYFDLSKDQDNIKFAQEAVNIIKQLKSPVEIDYYIKYLSEIVQLDEDAVKREIYGKSYSSRNLSNGKFNNKFNKKEEKPIEKMDAIQHGEELTEIKLMKIMMNIPAAREKVLLKIDEKELLMEDSKKILNYLSKIDSEKIVEPDELEGINDEYIKSLKKTSLESINTKNMKEIEETVKSVRRNSLKKTIDNLRIKQEELGAKSKILAESDKDAAKELDLEIMNLALQSVELNKRLRNL, encoded by the coding sequence ATGAACGATATGAAAGAGATTATAGAGGAAATCAAGGCTAGATGCGATATAGCCAGCGTAATAGGTGACTATATAAAAATACAGCCTTCAGGTCAAAACTACAAAGCCTTATGTCCTTTTCATGTCGAAAAAACACCGTCTTTCCATATAAGTACAGCAAAACAAGTTTATAAATGTTTTGGCTGCGGGGAGGGTGGCGATGTTATAAATTTTGTCATGAAAATTGAGAATCTAGACTTTATGGATGCAGTTAGATTACTTGCAAATAGATGCGGAATTGATATAAATTTTAACATCGATGAAGAAACAAAACAAAAAATTGAATTAAGTAAAAAATATCAGGATATACATACGGAAGCGGCTAGGTTCTATTTTTCTAACCTTGTAAAATCAAAAAACAGAGGATACGATTATTTAAGAAATAGAGGCCTAGATGATAAAACCATAAAAAGATTCGGATTGGGGTATTCTCAAGATTCTTGGAATAGCTTAATGGATTACTTAATAGAAGAAAAAGGTTATAGTCAAGAAGAACTTCTGGAATGTGGATTGATAGGTAAAAGTACAAAAACAGATAAATATTATGATAAATTCAGAAATAGAGTAATGTTCCCTATATTTGATTATAGGGGGAATGTAATAGGTTTTGGTGGAAGGGTATTAGATGATTCATTACCAAAATACTTAAATTCGCCAGATACATTGATATTTAATAAAAGGCATAATTTGTACGGTTTAAATTTTGCTAGAAAAAATCTTTCTTCAAGAACTGTAATACTTGTAGAAGGATATATGGACTTAATATCATTATATCAATATGGTATACAAATAGCTGTTGCCACACTAGGAACAGCGCTTACTAGTCAGCAGGCTAGATTGATAAAGAGATATGCGGATAATGTAATAATATCATATGATTCTGATGGACCAGGAACAAAGGCAAGTCTTAGAGCAATTGATATACTAGTGGAAGCTGGATTATCAGTAAAGGTACTTGATTTAAAAGATGCAAAGGATCCAGATGAATATGTTAGAAAATATGGAACTGATGAATACAGAAAGGCTATGAAAGATGCTGTACCTCGGATTAAGTTTAAAATAGATAACTTAAAATCTTATTTTGACTTATCAAAGGATCAGGATAATATAAAATTTGCACAAGAAGCAGTTAATATTATAAAACAGCTAAAGAGCCCTGTAGAAATAGATTACTATATAAAATATTTAAGCGAAATAGTTCAGCTAGACGAAGATGCAGTAAAAAGAGAGATATATGGTAAATCTTACAGTTCTAGAAATTTATCTAATGGAAAATTTAATAATAAATTTAATAAAAAAGAAGAAAAACCTATAGAAAAAATGGATGCTATCCAACATGGTGAGGAATTAACAGAAATAAAATTAATGAAAATAATGATGAATATTCCAGCAGCTAGAGAAAAAGTTCTATTGAAAATAGATGAAAAAGAGCTTTTAATGGAGGATAGTAAAAAAATACTTAACTATTTATCAAAGATAGATTCAGAAAAGATTGTAGAGCCAGATGAGTTGGAAGGTATAAATGATGAATACATTAAGTCTTTAAAGAAAACATCTTTGGAAAGTATAAATACTAAAAATATGAAAGAAATAGAAGAAACTGTAAAGAGTGTTAGAAGAAACTCTTTAAAGAAAACAATAGATAATCTTAGAATTAAGCAAGAAGAACTAGGTGCTAAAAGTAAAATTTTAGCTGAGTCTGATAAAGATGCAGCTAAGGAGCTAGATTTGGAGATAATGAATCTAGCATTACAATCAGTAGAATTAAATAAACGATTAAGAAATTTATAA
- the aroF gene encoding 3-deoxy-7-phosphoheptulonate synthase: MNKVYLSLGTNMGNRLGYLNRACGMIEDSVYVFSVKKSKIYETKAWGYTEQPDFLNICLEVDTSFDPHEMLKFCQNIETRLNRKRIIKWGPRTIDVDILLYNNEVIDTEDLKVPHPLMKERAFVLRPLLDLSKELDINGENVLEAFNRLPDEEKRNIEEFEIDENNPFSQQKKIIVNREKGVEFGKDNIVIAGPCAIESYEQFLKTAEFVKSQGADILRGGAYKPRTSSFSFNGLKEEGLEILKEVRKKTKMPVITELMDIRDLEKVYDSTDIIQIGSRNMQNFPLLSEAGKQDKPVMLKRGLAATINEWICSAEYIAVEGNEKIIMCERGIRTYDDYTRNTLDLAAVPIIKKETGLPVIVDPSHGTGIRELVAPMSYAALACGADGIMVEVHPNPDEALSDGEQSLDFDNFEELMEKIKKNYKNL; encoded by the coding sequence ATGAACAAGGTTTATCTTAGTCTTGGAACAAATATGGGAAATAGACTTGGCTATCTGAATAGAGCGTGCGGTATGATTGAAGATAGCGTATATGTTTTTTCTGTAAAAAAGTCAAAGATATACGAAACAAAAGCGTGGGGATATACAGAGCAGCCAGATTTTTTAAATATATGCTTGGAAGTGGATACTAGTTTTGATCCACATGAAATGCTTAAATTCTGTCAGAACATAGAAACAAGATTAAATAGGAAAAGAATAATAAAATGGGGTCCTAGAACAATCGATGTAGATATACTTCTTTATAATAATGAAGTTATAGATACAGAGGATTTAAAGGTACCACATCCTTTAATGAAGGAGAGAGCTTTTGTGCTTAGACCATTACTTGATTTAAGCAAAGAGCTGGATATAAATGGAGAAAATGTACTAGAAGCATTTAATAGATTGCCAGATGAAGAAAAAAGAAATATTGAAGAATTTGAAATAGATGAAAATAATCCGTTTTCTCAGCAGAAAAAAATTATTGTAAATAGAGAAAAGGGAGTAGAATTTGGAAAAGATAATATTGTTATAGCAGGTCCGTGTGCTATAGAAAGTTATGAACAGTTTTTAAAGACTGCTGAGTTTGTTAAAAGTCAAGGAGCAGATATTTTAAGAGGTGGAGCATATAAACCTAGAACATCTTCATTTTCATTTAATGGGCTTAAAGAAGAAGGTCTTGAAATATTAAAAGAGGTAAGAAAGAAAACAAAAATGCCTGTAATAACAGAGCTTATGGATATTAGAGATTTAGAAAAAGTATACGATTCTACTGATATAATTCAGATTGGATCTAGAAATATGCAGAATTTCCCACTTCTTTCTGAAGCAGGAAAGCAGGACAAGCCTGTTATGCTAAAAAGAGGTCTTGCTGCAACTATAAATGAATGGATTTGCTCTGCTGAGTATATAGCTGTAGAAGGAAATGAAAAAATAATAATGTGTGAAAGAGGAATCAGAACTTACGACGATTACACTAGAAATACATTGGATTTAGCAGCAGTACCTATAATTAAAAAAGAAACAGGATTACCAGTTATAGTAGATCCTAGTCATGGAACAGGAATTAGAGAGTTAGTTGCTCCAATGTCATATGCAGCTTTAGCTTGCGGTGCTGATGGTATAATGGTTGAAGTACATCCTAACCCAGACGAGGCTCTTTCTGATGGAGAACAGTCTTTGGATTTTGATAATTTTGAAGAGCTGATGGAAAAAATTAAAAAAAATTATAAAAATTTATAA
- the folB gene encoding dihydroneopterin aldolase: MDKIILKDMAFYGYHGLLKEESVLGQKFFIDIEIETDTKEAGINDDFTKTINYAEVYEITREFTEDKRFNLIEALAENIASEILNRFDIAYSVMVRIRKKEAPVKGIFDYMGVEIRRYQNEQGLS, translated from the coding sequence ATGGATAAAATTATTTTAAAAGATATGGCTTTCTACGGTTATCATGGCCTTTTAAAAGAAGAGAGTGTTCTAGGTCAGAAGTTTTTTATAGATATAGAAATAGAAACGGATACAAAAGAAGCTGGAATAAATGATGATTTCACAAAAACAATAAATTATGCAGAAGTTTATGAAATAACTAGAGAATTTACAGAAGATAAGAGATTCAATTTAATTGAAGCCTTAGCTGAAAATATAGCATCAGAGATATTAAATAGATTTGATATTGCTTATTCAGTTATGGTAAGAATAAGAAAAAAAGAGGCTCCAGTCAAAGGAATTTTTGATTATATGGGAGTAGAAATAAGGAGATATCAGAATGAACAAGGTTTATCTTAG
- the folP gene encoding dihydropteroate synthase — protein sequence MLDYGKRTYIMGILNVTPDSFSDGGDFNSVDKALKHAKEMVEEGADMIDIGGESTRPGHTYVDSEEEIRRVVPVIKALKKEISLPMSIDTYKADVAEEALKLGVEMVNDVWGLRKDANMANVIAKYDAEVCIMHNQDGTEYDKDIMESIKDFLNESIKMALDAGVKKEKIVLDPGIGFGKTFEQNLEVLRRLGELRDLGYPILLGTSRKSVIGNVLHLEPKDRVEGTVATTVLGIRDGVDIVRVHDVTENLRAAKMADAIYR from the coding sequence ATGCTAGATTACGGAAAAAGAACATATATAATGGGAATATTAAATGTTACACCAGATAGTTTTTCTGATGGTGGAGATTTTAATTCAGTAGATAAAGCATTAAAACATGCTAAAGAGATGGTTGAAGAAGGTGCCGATATGATAGATATTGGTGGTGAATCTACAAGACCGGGACATACTTATGTGGATAGTGAAGAAGAAATAAGAAGAGTTGTACCAGTTATAAAAGCATTAAAAAAAGAAATATCACTTCCTATGTCAATAGATACATATAAAGCTGATGTTGCTGAGGAAGCATTAAAGCTAGGTGTTGAAATGGTAAATGACGTTTGGGGACTTAGAAAAGACGCAAATATGGCAAATGTAATAGCTAAGTACGATGCAGAAGTTTGTATAATGCATAATCAGGATGGAACTGAATACGATAAAGATATAATGGAATCAATAAAAGACTTCTTAAATGAAAGTATAAAGATGGCATTAGATGCTGGAGTTAAAAAAGAAAAAATAGTACTAGATCCAGGTATAGGATTTGGTAAGACATTCGAGCAAAACTTAGAAGTGCTTAGAAGACTTGGAGAGCTTAGAGATTTAGGATATCCAATACTTTTAGGTACTTCAAGAAAATCTGTTATAGGAAACGTACTACATTTAGAGCCTAAGGATAGAGTTGAAGGAACAGTTGCAACTACTGTACTTGGTATAAGAGATGGAGTAGATATAGTTAGAGTACATGATGTAACAGAAAATTTAAGAGCTGCAAAAATGGCAGATGCTATATATAGATAA
- the folE gene encoding GTP cyclohydrolase I FolE: MLDSKENVELKEGKMDKEKIKRAVRDILEAIGEDPDREGLKDTPDRVARMYEEIFCGIFQDPREHLKVTFPEESHEEMVIVKDIPFYSCCEHHLVPFFGKAHVVYIPKGGRLTGLSKLARVVETIAKRPQLQERIAKETADIIMEELRPYGVMVVIEAEHMCMTMRGVKKPGSKTVTSAVRGVFAKDIATRTEAMNLILMK, translated from the coding sequence ATGTTAGATTCAAAAGAAAATGTGGAATTAAAAGAAGGAAAAATGGACAAGGAAAAAATAAAAAGAGCGGTTAGAGATATTTTAGAAGCTATTGGGGAAGATCCAGATAGAGAAGGACTTAAAGACACTCCAGATAGAGTTGCTAGAATGTATGAAGAAATATTCTGTGGTATTTTCCAGGACCCTAGAGAGCATTTAAAAGTTACTTTCCCAGAGGAATCACACGAAGAAATGGTTATAGTTAAGGATATACCATTTTATTCTTGCTGCGAGCATCATCTAGTACCTTTCTTTGGAAAAGCTCATGTTGTTTATATTCCAAAGGGTGGAAGACTTACAGGGCTTTCAAAATTAGCTAGAGTGGTTGAAACTATAGCTAAAAGACCTCAGTTACAAGAAAGAATTGCAAAAGAAACAGCGGATATAATAATGGAAGAATTAAGACCTTATGGGGTAATGGTTGTTATAGAAGCTGAACATATGTGTATGACTATGAGAGGTGTTAAAAAGCCTGGCTCAAAGACAGTTACTTCAGCAGTTAGAGGAGTATTTGCAAAAGATATAGCTACTAGAACAGAAGCGATGAATTTAATACTTATGAAATAG
- a CDS encoding MORN repeat-containing protein — MNLPRRYKEIFNRYNREIAIVEKKVRNFEIKREKLIRREEYATDFEVNEIEMRRRAYEEEEEIEKEYFKKSEFYIDKEDNVQEEVYEEVDIDVDDDYGMNAEDVVKALSLLKDESQDEFWGDIDILDNDSDEEIEYDEELLDDDLLYLDDLDNNIENNNEEEYDDYDEYDDELEDEREYGMDMEIDAYTPNPDGKNVKPVERIYEFSNGDIYIGKMINNKMHGMGNYIFYSERETKNEYVGEFKNNNREGKGVYKFSNGDEYTGNFKREMANGIGRMIYNSGSEYLGEWKDSRKDGYGFYQWKDGDMYIGEFKQGKFNGRGSCFDRSGKLVYEGQWVNNVINGKGRFIWEDGKSYEGDFKDGRKHGEGTFYDEDGDILYSGTWENDKPIIFGMSFDEVFSGRE; from the coding sequence ATGAATCTACCTAGAAGATATAAAGAAATATTTAATAGATATAATAGAGAAATCGCAATTGTCGAAAAAAAAGTTAGAAATTTTGAAATAAAAAGAGAAAAGCTAATAAGAAGAGAAGAATATGCAACCGACTTTGAAGTTAATGAAATAGAAATGCGGAGAAGGGCATATGAAGAAGAAGAGGAAATAGAAAAAGAATACTTTAAAAAATCAGAGTTTTATATAGATAAAGAAGATAACGTACAAGAAGAGGTATATGAAGAAGTAGATATAGATGTAGATGATGACTATGGTATGAATGCTGAAGATGTAGTAAAGGCATTGAGTCTTTTAAAGGATGAATCTCAGGATGAGTTCTGGGGTGATATAGATATATTGGATAATGATTCAGATGAGGAAATAGAGTACGACGAAGAACTTTTAGATGATGATCTACTTTATTTAGATGATTTAGATAATAATATAGAAAATAATAATGAAGAAGAATATGATGACTACGATGAATATGATGATGAGCTTGAAGACGAGAGAGAATATGGTATGGATATGGAAATAGATGCGTATACTCCTAATCCAGATGGAAAAAATGTAAAACCTGTAGAAAGAATTTATGAATTTTCAAATGGAGATATATACATTGGAAAAATGATAAATAATAAAATGCATGGAATGGGAAATTATATTTTCTATTCTGAGAGAGAAACAAAAAATGAATACGTTGGAGAGTTTAAAAATAATAATAGAGAAGGAAAAGGTGTTTATAAGTTCTCAAATGGAGATGAATACACAGGTAATTTCAAAAGAGAAATGGCAAATGGTATAGGTAGAATGATATATAACAGTGGTTCTGAGTATCTTGGAGAATGGAAAGACAGTAGAAAAGATGGCTATGGATTCTACCAGTGGAAAGATGGAGATATGTATATAGGTGAATTTAAACAAGGAAAATTCAATGGAAGAGGAAGCTGCTTTGACAGAAGTGGTAAGCTAGTATATGAAGGCCAGTGGGTAAATAATGTAATAAATGGTAAAGGAAGATTTATCTGGGAAGATGGAAAGAGCTATGAAGGAGACTTCAAGGATGGTAGAAAACATGGAGAAGGAACTTTCTATGATGAGGATGGAGATATTCTATATAGTGGAACTTGGGAAAATGATAAACCTATAATATTTGGAATGTCTTTTGATGAAGTTTTCTCAGGTAGAGAATAA
- a CDS encoding YitT family protein, with translation MSEVKDTLKEHPSLRFLTMIVGMLITSIGVNGFLRPAGLLSGGATGISTAINYLTGMNIGFLTFVVNIPVFILGFIYLEKEFCILSLINMAIFSFLLGVTSDISQFIPINDMILQAIYGGLLSGAGVGLVFRARASTGGTDIIAAILKVKKNIEIKDTAMAINAVIVFIGSFLFGLDLALYTLIDIFMNATAMNFVKDAMNSQKAVMVVSDKAEEISEIIMKKLVRGVTFLEAEGAYTHQKKKIIYTIVSTSEIPQIKEISLSCDNKAFISVNDITEVKGRGFKAKDL, from the coding sequence ATGAGTGAAGTAAAAGATACTCTAAAAGAGCATCCTAGTTTGAGATTTTTAACGATGATAGTAGGAATGTTGATAACATCTATAGGAGTAAATGGATTTTTAAGACCTGCTGGACTTCTTAGTGGTGGAGCTACAGGTATATCAACTGCAATAAACTACCTTACAGGGATGAATATAGGGTTCTTAACATTTGTAGTAAATATACCAGTATTTATACTTGGGTTTATATATCTTGAAAAAGAATTCTGTATATTGAGTCTTATTAATATGGCGATATTTTCATTTTTATTAGGTGTAACATCTGATATATCACAGTTTATACCAATAAATGATATGATTCTTCAGGCTATATACGGTGGATTATTATCAGGGGCAGGAGTTGGTCTTGTATTTAGAGCAAGAGCATCTACTGGTGGTACAGATATAATAGCTGCTATTTTAAAGGTTAAAAAGAATATAGAAATAAAAGATACTGCTATGGCAATAAATGCTGTAATAGTATTTATAGGAAGTTTCTTATTTGGATTAGATTTAGCGCTTTATACATTAATAGATATATTTATGAATGCAACAGCAATGAACTTCGTAAAAGATGCGATGAACTCACAAAAAGCTGTCATGGTTGTATCTGATAAAGCTGAAGAAATCTCTGAAATAATAATGAAAAAATTAGTAAGAGGTGTTACATTCCTTGAAGCGGAAGGTGCATATACTCATCAGAAGAAAAAGATAATATACACTATAGTTTCTACAAGTGAAATTCCTCAGATAAAAGAAATTTCTCTTAGTTGCGATAATAAGGCCTTTATTTCAGTAAATGATATTACAGAAGTAAAAGGTCGAGGATTCAAAGCGAAGGATCTTTAA
- a CDS encoding LrgB family protein — translation MYDITQTPIFGLLLTIIFYNLGRYIQRKTGNPIFNPLLIAIICIIAFLSITKIPYEAYKIGGDSINFFLSPVTVVLAVPLYKQFELFKENMIEIIIGITAGVLVSFVSIKILGGALNADSSLLNSLIPKSITTPMGISLTNSLGGVEAITVVAIICTGILGAIISPLVFKIGGIKHPIARGIALGTASHALGTTKAIEMGEVEGAMSGLSIGISGTLTVILIPILIKFL, via the coding sequence ATGTATGATATAACACAGACGCCGATATTTGGACTTCTATTGACTATAATTTTTTATAATCTTGGAAGATATATTCAGCGTAAAACAGGAAATCCTATATTTAATCCGCTATTAATAGCAATTATATGTATAATAGCGTTTTTAAGTATTACAAAAATACCTTATGAGGCGTATAAGATAGGTGGAGATAGTATAAACTTCTTCCTATCACCAGTAACAGTTGTACTAGCTGTACCACTTTATAAGCAGTTTGAATTATTTAAAGAAAATATGATAGAAATAATAATCGGTATAACAGCCGGAGTTTTAGTGTCTTTTGTATCTATAAAGATCCTAGGAGGAGCTTTAAATGCAGATTCATCTCTTTTAAACTCTTTAATACCAAAATCAATAACTACTCCAATGGGAATATCTCTTACAAATTCTCTTGGTGGAGTAGAAGCTATAACAGTTGTTGCAATAATTTGTACAGGAATATTAGGAGCAATAATATCTCCACTAGTATTTAAAATAGGTGGAATTAAGCATCCTATAGCTAGAGGAATAGCTCTTGGTACGGCATCACATGCACTTGGAACAACAAAAGCCATAGAAATGGGTGAGGTTGAAGGTGCTATGAGTGGATTATCAATAGGAATATCGGGAACACTTACAGTCATATTGATTCCTATTTTAATAAAATTCTTATAA
- a CDS encoding CidA/LrgA family protein, with the protein MKVFNQLAIILGIWAVGEYISSMISGFVLIPGSIVGMILLFLMLQFKIISIESIDSISGFFLDNMALFFVPAGVSLIKSMDLIKQNIILLVLAIFVTTVIVMWCTGIVVEIMMKRKEKKSNV; encoded by the coding sequence ATGAAAGTATTTAATCAGTTAGCAATCATTCTAGGAATTTGGGCAGTAGGAGAGTATATAAGCTCTATGATATCTGGTTTTGTTTTAATTCCAGGAAGTATAGTTGGTATGATTCTGTTATTTTTAATGCTTCAGTTTAAAATTATAAGCATAGAGAGCATAGATAGTATATCTGGTTTCTTTTTAGATAATATGGCATTATTTTTCGTACCAGCTGGAGTATCGCTTATAAAATCTATGGATCTTATAAAGCAAAATATAATACTTCTAGTTTTAGCGATATTTGTAACTACAGTGATAGTTATGTGGTGCACAGGAATCGTGGTAGAGATAATGATGAAAAGAAAGGAAAAGAAATCTAATGTATGA
- a CDS encoding aldehyde dehydrogenase family protein, whose protein sequence is MKRYKEVVEKQKYFFKRGNTIEINYRKKYLIKLKEAVYKYEEKILYALKLDLGKSEFEGYETELGIVKSELKNTINNLEKWSKPKKVRASIINPFSNNRIYNQPYGVSLILSPWNYPFQLALMPLIGSIAAGNTGILKLSEISPFTSGVVREIVEEVFDEEYVAVFSGEAEEAINLIESDIDFIFYTGNPKIGASVAESAGRRLIPCVLELGGKSPCIVDRKADLDNAAKKIVWGKFMNAGQTCVAPDYIIADRLVFLELRDKLIHYINEFYGENPIESDDYPKIINRKNFDRVLNLIEGKKLIFGGKYDEESLKIEPTILEVSNTDEKIMQEEIFGPIIPIVVYKNKNEIFEIIEKNKNPLALYLFTDDKPFEKEIIEKVSFGGGCVNDTIIHCTSDGLPFGGIGRSGLGNYHGKASFDAFSHKKSVVKSKKFADISMKYPPFNEKKLNLIKKVFNIL, encoded by the coding sequence ATGAAAAGATACAAAGAAGTTGTAGAAAAACAAAAATATTTCTTTAAACGAGGAAATACCATTGAAATAAATTATAGAAAAAAATATTTAATAAAACTAAAAGAAGCTGTGTATAAATACGAAGAAAAAATATTATACGCACTGAAGTTAGATTTAGGTAAATCTGAATTTGAGGGGTATGAAACAGAGCTAGGTATAGTAAAAAGTGAGTTAAAAAATACTATAAATAATCTAGAAAAATGGTCAAAACCTAAAAAGGTTAGAGCTTCTATTATTAACCCATTCTCTAACAATAGAATATACAACCAGCCATATGGTGTAAGTCTTATATTATCTCCTTGGAATTATCCATTTCAATTAGCGCTAATGCCACTTATAGGGAGTATAGCAGCGGGAAATACTGGTATATTAAAGCTTTCAGAAATATCTCCATTTACATCTGGAGTGGTTAGAGAAATAGTTGAAGAAGTATTTGATGAGGAATATGTTGCTGTATTTTCTGGTGAAGCGGAAGAGGCAATAAATTTAATTGAATCCGATATTGATTTTATATTCTATACAGGAAATCCTAAAATAGGAGCATCTGTTGCAGAATCAGCTGGTAGAAGGTTGATACCTTGTGTATTAGAACTTGGTGGAAAAAGCCCTTGTATAGTTGATAGGAAGGCAGATTTAGATAATGCAGCTAAAAAAATAGTGTGGGGAAAATTTATGAATGCAGGTCAGACATGTGTTGCGCCAGACTATATAATAGCTGATAGACTAGTATTTTTAGAATTAAGAGATAAACTAATACATTATATTAATGAGTTTTATGGAGAAAATCCAATTGAGTCAGATGACTATCCTAAGATAATAAATAGAAAAAACTTTGATAGGGTTTTAAATCTAATTGAAGGTAAAAAACTTATATTTGGTGGAAAATATGATGAGGAAAGTTTAAAAATAGAGCCAACTATATTAGAGGTATCTAATACAGATGAAAAAATAATGCAAGAGGAAATATTTGGGCCTATAATTCCAATTGTTGTATATAAGAATAAAAATGAAATATTTGAAATAATAGAAAAAAATAAAAATCCTCTGGCTTTATACTTATTTACAGATGATAAGCCATTTGAAAAAGAGATAATTGAAAAGGTATCTTTTGGAGGTGGATGTGTAAACGATACAATAATTCACTGTACATCAGATGGACTACCATTTGGGGGAATCGGTAGAAGTGGACTTGGAAATTATCATGGAAAGGCTAGTTTTGATGCATTTAGTCATAAAAAGTCTGTTGTAAAATCTAAAAAATTTGCGGATATAAGTATGAAATATCCACCGTTTAATGAAAAGAAACTAAACTTAATAAAAAAAGTGTTTAATATACTGTAA